AGGGTGAGGGTAGGAATTTTGCGATTGCCGTCAATTAAGCACAATTCAGGGGCGGTTGAAAGTCGCGCAATGGCCCGCTGCATGGCCAGAAGGGAGGCTTGTAGAATATTCAGGCGATCGATTTCCTGAACCGATGCTAGACCTACGGCACAGGCGATCGCTACGCGGCGAATCTGACCATCTAAGGCGGTGCGTTGGCAGGCGGAAAGCTGCTTACTATCGGTGACACCTTGCTGAATTAACTCGTCGAAGCAAGCCTCAGGAAGTATGACGGCGGCGGCAACCACTGGGCCAAAGAGGGCTCCGCGTCCCACCTCATCGACGCCAGCAATCTTTCCCCATCCAGGGGATGGCCCAGACCAGTCCAACAGGTTAAGCTGCTGATAGAGCATGGTTTAATGGGCTGTTGGTTGAACAGTCTGCATGGTTGGTATACAGGGTTGGGTATACGTTTGGGTATACGTTATAGAGCTATGTGGCATATCGGGCAACATTGGATGGGTAAGGCTGGAGTCGCGATCGCTGCCCTAGTGATGATGGGGAGTGAAGGTCGGCTCAGTCGTGCTCCTGTGTTGGCAACGGCGTCGCATTTCGATACACCGCTTGCCTCCACGGCTCCGTCTATCTTAGATCGAGATGACTTAGATGATGATTCCGAGCAAGATGGCTTGGAGCAAGAGCAGGGGAGCGATGCCCCAGCCCAGCGCGATCGCTCCCAGCGTACGGTCTATACCTACGACTTTCCTAGCTTCCATAGTCAGCGGTTGGATGAACAACTGGCCCAATACACCGCTTATCTAGCAAACCATGGCCCACCCGATGTGTTAATTCTGGGCAGTTCGCGATCGCTGCAGGGAATTGACCCTCAAGTATTGGCGGCAACGCTGCAGGATGAAGGCTGGGGCGAGGTCTCGGTCTATAACTTTGGCGTCAATGGCGCTACAGCCAAGGTTGTAGACGTGATTTTTCGGCAGGTGCTGGATCCAGAGCATCTGCCGCGCTTGGTGATTTGGGGGGATGGTTCCCGTGCCTTTAACAGTGGCCGCCCCGATGCCACCTACGAGCGGCTCAAGGCCTCGCCGGCCTATGTGCGGTTAATAACTGAGGGCGATCGCCCCATTCAAAGCGTCGTGCTGCCGTCATCGCCACGCGTATTGCGGCGATCTACAGAGCAGGCCGGTCAAGCCTGTCCTCCTGGAGCAGAGGCTTCAGAGGCAATCTATGCTTGGCAAGTATCGATTGACTGGTGCGCAGCGGTGGCCCCTCCAACCCTGGCCACTGACCTCACACCTCAAGGCTTTTTACCCATCGCCGATCGCTTTGACCCAGCCGTCTACTACCAAGACTTTCCCCGGGTTTCAGGTCAGTATGACGGTAGCTATGTACCGTTCCAACTGCAGGGAGAACAGACCCAAGCTTCGGTGGCGATCGTCAACTATGCCCGTCAGCAAGGGATTCCCCTCGTGCTCGTCAACCTGCCCCTGAGCCAAGACTATCTTGACCCCGTGCGCCAGAGCTTTGAACAGCAGTTTCAGCTACACCTACGGCAATTGGCGATCGCCCAAGGGTTTACGCTCGTGGACTTGAATCAGCCCGACTTTCAGCGCAATGACCTATTTGCCGATCCGAGCCATATCAACCAAGTGGGTGCTGTGCTTGTATCGGAGGCGATCGCCCGAGATCCGATGGTGCCGTGGGAGGTGTTGCTAGAGCCGTGAGTATTACCGTGAAGCCGCCGCTTCTTGGGCATCACTGGGTTTAGCTGCTCCATCTTCAGGAACTTGAATGGTCAGCGTGGAGCAAGGTGCATGGTGCAACACATAGTTGCTGACGCTGCCCATGAGCATTTCTCGAATGGCGGATAGCCCTCGTCGTCCCATAATCACCAGATCAACGCCGGTCTCCTCGGCCATGGAGCAGATAATTCGGCCTGGGCTACCTGGAATTTG
This region of Candidatus Obscuribacterales bacterium genomic DNA includes:
- a CDS encoding ribonuclease HII, with product MLYQQLNLLDWSGPSPGWGKIAGVDEVGRGALFGPVVAAAVILPEACFDELIQQGVTDSKQLSACQRTALDGQIRRVAIACAVGLASVQEIDRLNILQASLLAMQRAIARLSTAPELCLIDGNRKIPTLTL